AACATTAGACTTCTCTGGCATCAAAACGAATTGAATCTCAACCAATGAACTACGTCCCGCTTATCCGGGCGGAAGAGGTTTCGCGGTGGACAGGCTGGACCGTCATGTTTGGTAACGGTTGATGAACCCTCGGTCGATCCAAGCCTTTATCTTCCAGCACCAGCGTGCGTGGAAGCTGAATTGTCTGTACTGCAAAAGCGCCTTGCCTTGGCCGGTGTTTAGGATTTTGAGAAAGTCTTTTTGCGGAATGAATTCAATCAGAGGCTGGCCATTGACGATTGCGTTCAGATTGTGCCACAGGATGGGCGCCTGGCGAACGGCGTAAACGCCAGCTTTCGCCGACGGGTGGGATACGATGGTTCCACTGTCACCAACCACAAAGATTGGTTTCCCGGCCGTCGTACGTAGCGTCGTATCGGTGGCCAAAAAACCGTTATCGTCCGTCGGCAAATTAAGTTTGCGAAGCAAAGGTGGCGCATCTGCTCCGGTAGCCCAAATCGCGACGTCTGCTGGTTGTACATGACCGTCTGCGTCGACGAGGCAACGATCCTGGACGTCAATCACACGAAACCCAGTGACGACTTCGATCGACTGCCTCGACAACTCGCGCCGAAGTTTAACGATCGATCGGTCAGTCATGCCGCCAGCAATCTCTTGTCCACCGGTGACGATCCGAACGCATGGTTTGCGTTGTGGAAAACGTTCTAGCAACCGTGCGCGAACACAGCAGGCAACTTCGACTCCGGCAACCCCGCCGCCAACGACCGCGATCACTGGCGAGTCGCGTCCATCTCGCCGCACTGGCTTGCTGGTTGGGGCCCACTGAGCGAGGTGTTCATCCAGACGCGTTATGAAGGTCTGCATTGGCTTGATGGGAACCATATTCGCAGAGCTGAATTGGTCACCACCGATCGGGACTGAGCCGATCCCAATCGAAAGAACATCGAAGGCAAGCGGCGATCGGTTGGCGAATTGAATTGCATTTCGATCAGTGTCCAGCCCAGTAACCTCGTCCAAAATCAGCTCGGCACCCGCCAGCTGACACAGTGGTGAAAGAGCGATCTGCATTTGATCAGTCGAGAACTGATTCGCAAGTGTCCCAGGCAACATCCCTGAATAAGTTGCAAACGGAAACTTCGACAGACAAACCAGCCGACAGTTCGGAATCGGTGATTTGGCCCACCGTTCCAACACTTCGGCGTTTGTGTGGCCGATGCCCAACAGTACAATGCAGTTCGTTTTCATGAATTCTTTGGCTATACCCTCTTGGTCAGGCTGCCGCGACAATCGGCATCGCTGATGACATCGTCTCGTTGATTGTCCCGATAAGCACTTTAAAAGTAGCTTAGCAACGGAAACCACGTTCGTGATTTGCAAATGCTTGATTCATGAGCGGCGAAACCAACATTCGAACATTGCTGCAATAGATGCAGCTCGAACTTCACGAAGGTGAGGTTGTGTATTGCACGGTGAAGCCAGCAAGGATGAAACCAGCATTCGAGGCCGAACCGCTACTTTCGGCCGTATGCCAGTTTCAAGACCCCGAAGGCTTGACCCTAATCGTGTCGCGAGCTGATGCCGAGGCACATGGATTCGAATATACCTATTCCTGCCGGATGATCACTTTGCGAATTCACTCCAGCATCAATGCTGTTGGTTTTCTTGCTTCGGTTACCGAACCGCTCGCCAAACGCCGCATCACCGGTAACGCTATCTCGGCCTACTTTCACGACCATCTCTTGGTCCCAATCGCCAGCGCTGACGAAGCGATGCGGTTGTTTAGCGAAATCAGCTTTACTGTCCGTTCCGACCGCCGAACTTAGCAGCCTTGTCCGCCGCTTTTTTCAGCCGCTTATCCAATTCCTTTCGCCCTTTCTGTCGAAGATTGCCGATCGACTCCTCGGTCTCTAGCAATGTTTTCAGCATCGCTTGAGTGCGTTTGAGATGTTCGCTTGCAAGGTTAGTCTGCTCGCCGACGTCGGCGTTCAAATCAAACAATTCCACGAGATCTTCATCGATCCATTGAATGATTTTCCAGTTCCCATCGATCAAGGAAATCGCACGTGTATCGCCGGTGCTGTCGGGACGAGCTTGCCACTTGTACCAGAACATCGGTTCTCGCTGGTATGTTTCGCCTTGCAGCGCTTTGCCATAGCTGCGTCCGTCAACGTGTTGATGAGGCCGAAGTTCAGCAGATGCCATTTCAAGCATCGTTGGGTAGTGGTCGGTTCCCGTAACCTGCACAGGCGACGTTGAACCAGGGCTAATGTGGCCCGGCCACTTCACGATCAGCGGCACCCGTGTTCCGCCTTCGAAGATTGACCCCTTGCCTTGTCGCAGCGGCGAGTTGGAAGTCGCAACCGCTCGGCCGTTTTCGAGACCGCGCGTCGAGAGTCCGCCATGATCGGAAGTCAGAAGGACAACCGTGTTGTCTTGAATCCCCGCTGCTGCGATCGCTTTCACGATTCGGCCGAGGCTATCGTCGGTGCGCTGGATCATTGCGGCGTAAGTTGGATTGTTTTGAATCGTCTTCGTCATCCCTTCGCGATCGCGTACAAAATCGGCATCGTCGCGTCTTCCCCCCACGGGAACCCCGGCCTTACGAAGCTTCTTGATGTACTTTTGAGTGACGTCTTCGGGGGCTTCGATCGGTGTGTGAACGGCATAGTGCGCCATCACCATCAGAAACGGTTCGCGCTGGTTAGCCTCAATGTACTCAACCGCTTTGTCGGTCATTCTATCGATCAAATAGTCGCCTTCCTTGCTGTCGATCGGGTTTTCTACCGAGTGACCTTTCTCGACCGAAAACGGATGAAAGAAGCTGCCGGTTGCACCGGCGGATCCAGAGTGGACAACCGTGTCAAAACCTTGTGCGGCCGGCCCGCCGCCCTCGTGTCCGAGATGCCATTTGCCGATGTAACAGGTTTGGTAGCCATGTTCTTTGAGTGCTTCGCCGAACGTCACTTCTGCTAGCGGAACATGGTGGTCTTTGTGCCCCGACTTTGCCGCATCGGACTCCACACGAGCTGGATACTTGCCTGTTAGCAAGCCTTGTCGCGAAGGAACGCACCGAGGATAGGCAGAGTAAGCATTGGTAAAAAGCATGCCATCCGCCGCCAATTGATCCATGTGCGGTGTTTCGTACAGCGAGCTCCCGTAGCAAGCCAAATCACGATGACCGAAATCGTCAACAAAGAAAAGCACAATGTTGGGCCTGGGTTCTTCAGCCCTCGCGGATGCGCTCGCAATCAACAGCACGAAAATTAGGAGGTGTTTGTTCACGAAGCTGTCAAAAAGAAGTAAGTAATCCGCGACGAATCCAGATCGGAATCCATGCCACAGTTGCTAAGTCTACTTTAATTCTTGCAACCGATTGCTGCCGCAAACTTAAGGCACTTTCAATTGTATTCTTACCGAACCTGCCGTGCTTTACAGGCGTCGTGAATCAAAGGTCGACGCCAAGTATCGTATCGCCACCTACTGTGACAGCATCGGCTGCAACGGCTCGACTAAAGCGGCGCTGGCAATGCCGAAGCTGGGATTCCGCGTCATGGAATTGATTGGCGGACTCGACTAGTAGAAACGGGACGGCGATGCCACCAACGGGTCTGCCTTTTCGTCTGGATCGGCCCCAAACTGCGGCTGCGACTAGTGCCGCTGGAACAATTTGACCGCGTCGGGCTACCATTTTCCCAAGCAGCCTAATTTTGTTCCGGTCGCACTTGCAGCACA
The Rubripirellula reticaptiva DNA segment above includes these coding regions:
- a CDS encoding sulfatase, with the protein product MLFFVDDFGHRDLACYGSSLYETPHMDQLAADGMLFTNAYSAYPRCVPSRQGLLTGKYPARVESDAAKSGHKDHHVPLAEVTFGEALKEHGYQTCYIGKWHLGHEGGGPAAQGFDTVVHSGSAGATGSFFHPFSVEKGHSVENPIDSKEGDYLIDRMTDKAVEYIEANQREPFLMVMAHYAVHTPIEAPEDVTQKYIKKLRKAGVPVGGRRDDADFVRDREGMTKTIQNNPTYAAMIQRTDDSLGRIVKAIAAAGIQDNTVVLLTSDHGGLSTRGLENGRAVATSNSPLRQGKGSIFEGGTRVPLIVKWPGHISPGSTSPVQVTGTDHYPTMLEMASAELRPHQHVDGRSYGKALQGETYQREPMFWYKWQARPDSTGDTRAISLIDGNWKIIQWIDEDLVELFDLNADVGEQTNLASEHLKRTQAMLKTLLETEESIGNLRQKGRKELDKRLKKAADKAAKFGGRNGQ
- a CDS encoding rhodanese-like domain-containing protein, translated to MLYRRRESKVDAKYRIATYCDSIGCNGSTKAALAMPKLGFRVMELIGGLD
- a CDS encoding FAD-dependent oxidoreductase, which produces MKTNCIVLLGIGHTNAEVLERWAKSPIPNCRLVCLSKFPFATYSGMLPGTLANQFSTDQMQIALSPLCQLAGAELILDEVTGLDTDRNAIQFANRSPLAFDVLSIGIGSVPIGGDQFSSANMVPIKPMQTFITRLDEHLAQWAPTSKPVRRDGRDSPVIAVVGGGVAGVEVACCVRARLLERFPQRKPCVRIVTGGQEIAGGMTDRSIVKLRRELSRQSIEVVTGFRVIDVQDRCLVDADGHVQPADVAIWATGADAPPLLRKLNLPTDDNGFLATDTTLRTTAGKPIFVVGDSGTIVSHPSAKAGVYAVRQAPILWHNLNAIVNGQPLIEFIPQKDFLKILNTGQGKALLQYRQFSFHARWCWKIKAWIDRGFINRYQT
- a CDS encoding ACT domain-containing protein; the encoded protein is MQLELHEGEVVYCTVKPARMKPAFEAEPLLSAVCQFQDPEGLTLIVSRADAEAHGFEYTYSCRMITLRIHSSINAVGFLASVTEPLAKRRITGNAISAYFHDHLLVPIASADEAMRLFSEISFTVRSDRRT